In Lates calcarifer isolate ASB-BC8 linkage group LG23, TLL_Latcal_v3, whole genome shotgun sequence, a single genomic region encodes these proteins:
- the mms19 gene encoding LOW QUALITY PROTEIN: MMS19 nucleotide excision repair protein homolog (The sequence of the model RefSeq protein was modified relative to this genomic sequence to represent the inferred CDS: deleted 1 base in 1 codon), translating into MAADSALLLSLVEEFVSGLQDSKAKDTAAGVKDGHFTVLQLVEALGLSLTSSQPHTRARGVQLLSEVLHECYGNLTEREVEVLIAFYENRLKDHYIITPPVLQGLRALTKCTVLPPGSAVSMLRSLFQDVHVQSLMLTERSCVYNMLINLMETREAELKGLGADFVFGFVQSMDGERDPRNLLLAFQIAKNIIHRGYDLGKFTEELFEVTSCYFPIDFTPPANDPHGITKEELIEALRAVLSGTPKFAEFLLPLIIEKLDSDVQSAKLDSLQTLTACLSQYEHKDVAEFLEGLWTSLRREVFQTSSERIESAGLAALTTLTSCLSRSVLNSDSEDSLSTFLDLVLKDCKHHLCEPDLKLVWPSAKLLQAACSASNRASHIITAAVMPSLIDQYSSRTQCSHRRTLLEVVVRFIQSVKTSQSSENEESVFSAFRESLCSMVFSALSETNSSLQITATSMLTSLAQQTGLLLDSDIELAVDHLTRLLLTEEDDRVSLAVVECAGALAALHPAAFITKLIPRLKTEMFTEPMDQDNNRVASEQYSHHAVRQRCLSALAAVSTQPSIVRESTPVLLEVLSSAHTGSVGFSVEEVVLACRSLQRIAEQVQDTEETGQCFHEVIIPRLLSLALQAALQGEGNSGRRSPLVEEVVLSAVVPVISTSCSRLQPTLAGQTASRAVSLFLDGDVSFLPDNSFPSHIQLLKKQQGDSWSQSQMVCLLMGCVCSLPRSVEVPQIDQLLSQLEEMSCTCSHPLSYTSAAKCFAGLVNKRSQGDSLDSLIQRTTKRVCSELDSTSSPVRTQAFTLMIWVAKALLLRYHPLSTALTDKLFSLLGDADLGAMAADGFSLLMSDSADVLNRGCHADVRIMYRQRFFSENSAKLVQGFNAAPQEKKPNYLKALSNIVNKLPKQVQITELPALLSLLLEALLCPDQGVQLSTLSCLEPVLINPPPALIQQLEALVSRLLALICSPKLSVRIASLRCIHALSRFPEHEILPFRARVLRALARPLDDKKRLVRSEAVQARGEWFLLGSPGGR; encoded by the exons ATGGCTGCGGACAGTGCCTTGCTA CTGTCTCTGGTGGAGGAATTTGTCTCGGGACTACAAGACAGCAAGGCCAAAGATACAGCAGCTG gtgtcAAAGATGGACACTTCACAGTACTGCAGCTGGTGGAAGCACTGGG ACTGAGTTTGACGAGCTCTCAGCCTCACACCCGAGCCAGGGGAGTCCAGCTGCTGTCTGAGGTTTTGCATGAGTGCTATGGAAAtcttacagagagagaag TGGAAGTGCTGATTGCTTTCTATGAAAACCGTCTAAAGGACCATTACATCATTACACCACCTGTTTTACAGGGGCTCAGAGCACTG ACAAAATGTACGGTGTTGCCTCCTGGCTCAGCCGTGTCCATGCTGAGGTCTTTGTTCCAGGATGTTCATGTACAG TCTTTGATGCTGACAGAGAGATCATGTGTCTACAACATGCTCATCAACCTCATGGAGACCAGAGAGGCCG AGCTGAAAGGTTTGGGGGCAGACTTTGTGTTTGGCTTTGTCCAGTCAATGGACGGCGAGCGGGATCCTCGAAACCTCCTGTTAGCCTTCCAGATTGCAAAGAACATCATCCACCGTGGTTATGATCTAG GTAAATTCACAGAGGAGCTTTTCGAAGTGACGTCCTGCTATTTCCCCATCGACTTCACCCCC CCTGCCAATGATCCTCACGGCATCACCAAAGAGGAACTAATCGAGGCGCTGAGGGCCGTCCTCAGCGGGACACCAAAGTTTGCTGAG TTTCTGTTGCCACTCATCATTGAGAAACTGGACTCAGACGTTCAGAGTGCGAAGCTGGACTCGCTGCAGACTCTG ACTGCCTGTTTGTCACAATATGAACATAAGGACGTGGCAGAATTCCTTGAGGGACTGTGGACATCGCTGCGCAGAGAG GTGTTTCAGACATCCAGTGAGAGGATTGAGTCTGCAGGCCTCGCTGCTCTCACTacactcacttcctgtctctctcgCTCAGTCCTCAACTCTGACTCTGAAGACTCCCTCAGCACTTTCCTGGATCTTGTTCTTAAAG ACTGCAAACATCACCTGTGTGAGCCGGACCTGAAGCTTGTGTGGCCCAGTGCCAAGCTGCTGCAGGCCGCCTGCAGCGCCTCCAACAGGGCGAGCCACATCATTACAGCCGCCGTCATGCCGTCTCTCATCGATCAGTACAGCAGCCGAACACAg tGTTCCCACAGACGGACATTACTGGAGGTGGTGGTGCGATTCATCCAGTCAGTAAAAACCAGTCAGTCTTCAGAGAACG AGGAGAGTGTGTTTTCAGCCTTCCGCGAGTCTCTGTGCAGCATGGTGTTTTCAGCCCTGTCGGAGACTAACTCCAGTCTGCAGATCACAGCCACCTCGATGCTCACCTCACTGGCACAACAAACAG GTCTGCTGTTGGACTCTGACATTGAGCTGGCTGTGGATCACCTGACCCGACTGTTGCTGACAGAGGAGGATGACAGAGTCAG TCTTGCTGTGGTAGAGTGTGCTGGAGCTTTAGCAGCGCTGCACCCAGCAGCTTTCATCACCAAACTGATCCCGAGACTAAAGACGGAGATGTTTACTG aACCCATGGATCAGGACAACAACAGAGTAGCTTCTGAGCAGTACTCCCATCATGCAGTGCGTCAGCGGTGTCTGTCTGCTCTGGCAGCGGTGTCCACCCAGCCCAGCATTGTCCGGGAGAGCACGCCTGTCCTCCTGGAGGTCCTCAGCTCAGCACACACAG GTAGCGTCGGTTTCtcagtggaggaggtggtgctgGCGTGTCGCAGCCTTCAGAGGATAGCAGAGCAGGTTCAGGACACGGAGGAGACAGGACAATGTTTCCATGAAGTCATCATCCCACGCCTGCTCTCACTGGCTCTTCAAGCAGCGCTGCAGG GAGAGGGGAACTCTGGTCGTCGTAGTCctctggtggaggaggtggtccTGTCTGCTGTGGTCCCTGTCatcagcacttcctgctccaggctACAGCCAAC GTTGGCGGGACAGACGGCGTCGAgagctgtctctctcttcctggaCGGTGATGTCTCATTTTTGCCTGACAACTCATTCCCTTCACACATCCAGCTGCTCAag AAGCAGCAGGGCGACTCATGGAGCCAGTCTCAGATGGTCTGTCTGCTCATGGGCTGCGTGTGTTCGTTACCTCGCAGC GTGGAGGTGCCACAGATAGACcagctgctgtcacagctgGAGGAGATGAGCTGCACCTGCAGCCACCCGCTGTCCTACACCTCTGCTGCAAAGTGCTTTGCTGGTCTGGTCAACAAGCGATCACAGG gtgaTTCTCTTGATAGCCTTATACAGAGGACAACGAAGAGAGTGTGTAGTGAGTTGGACTCTACATCTTCGCCTGTGCGCACTCAGGCGTTCACCCTCATGATCTGG GTGGCCAAGGCGTTGCTTCTCCGATACCACCCTCTGTCCACAGCACTGACTGACAAG CTCTTCTCTCTGCTCGGTGATGCTGATCTGGGTGCGATGGCGGCAGACGGCTTCTCGCTGCTGATGAGCGACTCTGCCGACGTTCTAAACCGCGGCTGCCACGCCGACGTTCGCATCATGTACCGCCAGCGCTTCTTCAGCGAGAATTCGGCAAAGTTGGTCCAGGGCTTCAATGCTGCGCCGCAAG aGAAGAAGCCTAACTACCTGAAGGCTCTGTCCAACATTGTCAATAAACTGCCAAAGCAGGTTCAAATCACTGAACTACCAGCG CTCCTGTCTCTGCTACTGGAGGCTTTGTTGTGTCCGGATCAGGGCGTCCAGCTGTCCACCCTGTCCTGTCTGGAGCCCGTCCTCATCAACCCACCACCAGCTCTCATACAGCAGCTCGAGGCTTTGGTCAGCAGGTTGCTGGCCCTCATCTGTAGT CCAAAGCTT AGCGTTAGAATCGCCTCACTGCGGTGCATCCACGCCCTCTCCCGCTTCCCCGAACACGAG ATCTTACCGTTTCGGGCCCGAGTGCTGCGAGCTCTGGCCCGGCCTCTGGACGACAAGAAGAGGCTGGTGAGGAGCGAGGCGGTTCAGGCACGAGGAGAGTG GTTCCTGTTGGGAAGTCCTGGGGGAAGGTGA
- the ubtd1b gene encoding ubiquitin domain-containing protein 1: MGGCVGRYWEGWEDTQSRGSSRNGGRGGRNEPLKKDRPKWKSDYPMTEGQLRSKRDEFWDTAPAFEGRKEIWDALKAAAVALECNDHELAQAIVDGASITLPHGTLTECYDELGNRYQLPVYCLAPPVNLISERSDEDPSDSPEPPVAPKKEFQLKVRLSTGKDLRLSASMADTIGQLKKQLQAQEDIDAAHQRWFFSGKLLTDKTRLQDTKIQKDFVIQVIVNPQALRAPKPSPTTTASSPSSE, encoded by the exons ATGGGAGGATGTGTGGGGAGATACTGGGAGGGCTGGGAGGACACACAGAGCCGAGGCTCGTCCAGGAACGGCGGACGAGGAG GACGGAATGAGCCTCTGAAGAAAGATCGTCCCAAGTGGAAGAGCGACTACCCGATGACGGAGGGCCAGCTACGTAGCAAGCGAGATGAGTTCTGGGACACAGCGCCGGCCTTCGAGGGCCGTAAGGAGATCTGGGATGCCCTGAAAGCAGCCGCCGTGGCACTGGAATGCAACGACCACGAGCTTGCCCAGGCTATAGTGGACGGAGCCAGTATCACACTGCCACATG GTACTCTCACAGAATGTTACGATGAACTGGGGAACCGCTACCAGCTGCCCGTCTACTGCCTGGCTCCGCCTGTCAACCTCATCTCTGAACGCAGCGACGAGGACCCCAGTGACAGCCCTGAACCCCCTGTAGCACCCAAGAAGGAATTCCAGCTCAAG GTACGACTGTCCACAGGTAAGGACCTGCGTCTCAGCGCCAGCATGGCCGACACCATAGGGCAGCTGAAGAAGCAGCTGCAGGCCCAAGAGGACATCGACGCCGCCCATCAGCGCTGGTTCTTCTCTGGCAAGCTGCTCACGGACAAGACGCGGCTGCAAGACACTAAGATCCAGAAGGACTTTGTCATCCAGGTCATCGTCAACCCCCAGGCCCTCCGAGCCCCAAAGCCGTCACCCACCACCACTGCCTCTTCGCCCTCATCTGAATAA